The window ATAACGATCCGCATCGCGCGGGATCTGCAAGCGGCGGCCGTTCTCGATGTTAAGCAGCACGTAGCTTTCATCGGTGATGTTGCGCACGTGGAAGGTCAGCCGGTACTTGTCCTCGATATCCGACACCCCGATCGAGGCATTCCAGATGCCATAGGGATCGATCCGGGTGTTGGGCGACTGGCCAAGGTCCGAATATTGCGTGCTGGTATGGCGGTAATCGGTGTTGAGATAGAGCACCGCCGCATCGCCGAGCTCCTTGGTGTAGTCGCCGCCCAGCGTATAGACGAAGCGCGGGGCGAGCGGCAGCACGGTGCCGTTGCGCGCATCGGGCGCGCCGGTGGTGGGGTTGGGGTTGAATTCCTTGACCCGCGCATCGGCATAGGCGGCGCTGGCGCGCAGGTTGAGGCCATCGACCGGGTTGACGATCAGATCGGCTTCGAAGCCTTCGCTCTTCACCGTGCCCGCATTGGTCAGGTTCGAGATCGTCGCGCCGTTGACGACGATGAAGTTGTTGGCCTGGAACCCGTCATATTCGACCGTGAAGGCCGCGACATTCAACTGCACGCGGTTGTCGAGGAACTGCGTCTTTGCGCCAATTTCGAAGCTGTCGGACAATTCCTCGTCAATCGGCACCGCGTTGTTGGGGGCGGTGTGGTTGAAGAAGACGTTGAAGGCCGGGCCCTTGTAGCCGCGGGTGTAGGACCCGTAGAACATCACATCGTCGCTCGGCGTGAATTGCAGCACCGCCTTGCCCGACAGGTTGCCGTTGGTTGTTTCGCCGCGGCTGGTGTTGGTGCCGTTGCCGCCGTTGGCGATCAGGCCGCCCGCGGGGTTGAGGTTGGTGCCCGGGCCTGCCGCCGGAAGCCCGGTCGCCGCATTCACGGCGGGCGCGCGGGTGTGCGTGAAGGACAGATCGTCCCAGGTGTAACGCAGGCCGCCCGTCAGCGAGAGCTGCTCGGTGAAGCGGTAGGTCGCCTGGCTGAAGATCGCATAGTTCTTCGATGTCACGTCGCTGCGCGAGGTTGCGGTCGGGAACAGCGTGTTGACCCGGTCATTGAGATTGCACGGCACCGCGCCGCCCGGCAGCGCGGGCAGGGTCGAGGTCGCGCAGGTCACGCCGCTGCGGGTGAAATCCTGCGAGTTGTCGGACCGCCACGCGAACGCGCCGACCTGATAGAAGAACGGCGCGCTCTGATCCGAGGCAAGCCGGATTTCGGCCGAAACCTGCTCGGTCTTGACCGTGCCGACATCGTGCAACTGGCCCGCGCCGACGATCGCCCGCGGCAGGAAATCGCCTTCGCGAAATTCGGTATTTTCCCAGTTGCGATAGCCCAGCACGACGCTGAGCGTGTGCGTGTCGCTGAGTTCGAAATCGCCGTTGCCGGTCAGGCTCCACTGCTGGTCCTCGGCGCGGGTTTCAAAGTCGTGATTGACGAAGCGCTGTCGCTCGCCAATTGCCACGCCGTTCGGCAGCGCGAGCAGCGCATCCTGCACCGCGCCGCGGCTGGCGCCGGTGACATCGGTGCAGCAATCGTCGTCGGCCTCATAGTAATCGGCGATCAGGCGGACGGTGCTGATGTTGTCGTCATAGTCGAGAATGCCGCGCACGCCGAACCGTTCGTAGCCGTTGACCTTGTTGTTCCGGCCGCCATTGATGTTGGTGATGTTGCCATCATAGCTGCCGTAGAACCCGGTCACGCGGCCGCTGAGGTTTTCGGCGATCGGCCCGCTGATCGCGGCGCGCAGGCGGTATTCGTCGCCTTCGAACCAGTCCGCACCGACTTCGGCTTCGAGGGTGTCGGTCCCGCCCTTGGAGACGATGTTGACCAGACCTGCCGAAGCGTTGCGGCCGAACAGGGTGCCCTGCGGCCCGCGCAGCACTTCGAGGCGCTGGATATCGACCAGATCCAT is drawn from Erythrobacter neustonensis and contains these coding sequences:
- a CDS encoding TonB-dependent receptor, translating into MPTTTRFALRTLALTASTLAFTAAAPVLAQVEEIVVTAQKVEENVQDVPIAISAVSGDRLDQAAVFSLENIGAVVPSVTFRKGTTSANSAIVMRGVGTITFSVAAEPSVSTVVDGVVLSRSGQAFMDLVDIQRLEVLRGPQGTLFGRNASAGLVNIVSKGGTDTLEAEVGADWFEGDEYRLRAAISGPIAENLSGRVTGFYGSYDGNITNINGGRNNKVNGYERFGVRGILDYDDNISTVRLIADYYEADDDCCTDVTGASRGAVQDALLALPNGVAIGERQRFVNHDFETRAEDQQWSLTGNGDFELSDTHTLSVVLGYRNWENTEFREGDFLPRAIVGAGQLHDVGTVKTEQVSAEIRLASDQSAPFFYQVGAFAWRSDNSQDFTRSGVTCATSTLPALPGGAVPCNLNDRVNTLFPTATSRSDVTSKNYAIFSQATYRFTEQLSLTGGLRYTWDDLSFTHTRAPAVNAATGLPAAGPGTNLNPAGGLIANGGNGTNTSRGETTNGNLSGKAVLQFTPSDDVMFYGSYTRGYKGPAFNVFFNHTAPNNAVPIDEELSDSFEIGAKTQFLDNRVQLNVAAFTVEYDGFQANNFIVVNGATISNLTNAGTVKSEGFEADLIVNPVDGLNLRASAAYADARVKEFNPNPTTGAPDARNGTVLPLAPRFVYTLGGDYTKELGDAAVLYLNTDYRHTSTQYSDLGQSPNTRIDPYGIWNASIGVSDIEDKYRLTFHVRNITDESYVLLNIENGRRLQIPRDADRYVGVSLRVRTR